In [Leptolyngbya] sp. PCC 7376, a genomic segment contains:
- a CDS encoding outer membrane beta-barrel protein, translating to MKSITSILPVAVIALATISVMPAQAQQVSEFSVPTDTQTQVTASALTSEPITIAQGSDRYPEISATGKYSYIGVGANIGLSDEDQGVADTGFTVISKAALTKNISLRPSVIIGDDTTINVPITYDFPLRGRDPFVENPFTPYIGGGVAFDTGSNEDTDFLLTTGVDYRFAKNWVGNVSVNAGFAEDNTDIGVVFGVGYAFPHK from the coding sequence ATGAAAAGTATTACAAGCATTCTTCCCGTGGCGGTGATCGCCTTAGCAACAATCAGTGTGATGCCCGCCCAGGCACAGCAAGTTTCCGAATTTTCCGTTCCCACAGACACTCAAACTCAAGTAACCGCTTCTGCTCTGACTAGCGAACCCATCACAATTGCCCAAGGTAGCGACCGTTACCCTGAAATTAGCGCTACTGGAAAATATAGCTATATTGGCGTTGGCGCAAATATTGGTCTCAGTGATGAAGACCAAGGTGTTGCAGATACTGGCTTTACTGTTATTAGTAAAGCTGCCCTCACCAAAAATATCTCTCTCCGTCCTAGCGTAATCATTGGTGACGACACGACGATTAACGTTCCTATTACCTATGATTTTCCCCTACGTGGCCGTGACCCCTTTGTCGAAAATCCGTTTACACCTTACATCGGTGGTGGCGTCGCGTTTGACACTGGTAGCAATGAAGATACAGATTTTCTCTTAACTACTGGTGTTGACTATCGTTTTGCGAAAAACTGGGTCGGTAATGTCAGCGTCAATGCTGGTTTCGCTGAAGACAATACTGATATTGGTGTTGTATTCGGTGTGGGCTATGCGTTTCCCCACAAATAA
- a CDS encoding phosphate-starvation-inducible PsiE family protein produces the protein MTHLLMTMLAIAIGLGTLDLGWVIFQDIIAPPFLILGTDQLLDVFGLFMLVIIGIELLETIMKTYLVKGEPHFEVVLSVAIIAIARKVIILDIKTIDSEKMFGIAAIIFSLTVGYYFMKQSHKNSDQKVKLSLETQTVDHQNPDSD, from the coding sequence ATGACCCACTTGCTTATGACAATGTTGGCGATCGCCATCGGCCTTGGCACTCTTGATCTAGGCTGGGTGATTTTTCAGGATATTATTGCGCCACCATTCCTCATCCTTGGCACTGATCAGCTGCTGGATGTGTTTGGTCTATTTATGCTGGTGATCATCGGCATTGAGCTGCTAGAGACGATCATGAAAACCTATTTGGTTAAAGGTGAGCCCCATTTTGAGGTTGTTCTCTCTGTCGCCATTATTGCGATCGCCCGCAAAGTGATTATTCTCGATATTAAAACGATCGATAGTGAGAAAATGTTCGGCATTGCAGCAATCATTTTCTCCCTGACCGTCGGCTACTACTTTATGAAGCAAAGTCATAAGAATAGCGATCAAAAGGTGAAACTCTCCCTAGAAACACAAACAGTGGATCACCAAAACCCTGATTCAGACTAA
- a CDS encoding tetratricopeptide repeat protein: protein MLLQLRLRSTLPFLLTLCLLISLGSVGILGTTPAFAQGRNKQNSEATTTRREDGDFQLRLGQQAEKQGQLDKAVFHWLKAANIYQRFGDEESLGLTYDYLGESYVALGEPLEAENAFRRRLAVARDRDDLQAQMFALNNLGTLFLQEGNLLMAEEVFTDALAIARSVENALTAGLSLSNLGLAATLRGEYGEAIKRYQTALLFHREAKNPAAETLTLTNLGDAFLYAGQGESAIIAYTDALLAAEDIRDFENKFRALEGRYLTRKTMNQTDLAFKELNRWAKFAREQNNLNEEFKTVENAAFLYAELGDLEQAEIFLIRAAEMAEQLGALDRLAFYQQKLSEVKFGQR from the coding sequence ATGTTGCTCCAGCTCCGCCTTCGTTCTACATTGCCTTTCTTATTAACCCTTTGCCTTCTCATTAGCTTAGGCAGTGTGGGGATTTTGGGAACGACACCAGCCTTTGCTCAGGGGCGTAATAAACAAAACTCTGAAGCGACAACAACCCGACGGGAAGATGGTGACTTTCAGCTCCGACTTGGACAGCAAGCAGAAAAGCAAGGTCAACTCGATAAAGCTGTATTTCATTGGTTGAAGGCTGCCAATATCTATCAACGGTTTGGCGATGAAGAAAGTTTAGGGCTCACGTATGATTACCTCGGTGAATCCTATGTAGCTCTCGGTGAACCCCTTGAAGCAGAAAATGCCTTTCGTCGTCGGTTAGCCGTTGCCCGTGATCGCGACGATCTTCAGGCACAGATGTTTGCGCTAAATAATCTCGGAACGCTTTTCCTGCAAGAAGGTAATCTTCTCATGGCAGAGGAAGTGTTTACCGATGCTTTGGCGATCGCCCGCTCTGTAGAAAATGCATTAACCGCAGGCTTAAGTCTTAGCAACCTCGGATTAGCTGCGACTTTACGAGGAGAATATGGCGAGGCGATTAAACGGTATCAAACAGCTCTTCTGTTCCACCGTGAAGCAAAAAATCCCGCAGCTGAAACCCTGACGCTCACAAATTTAGGTGATGCCTTCCTATACGCAGGACAAGGCGAAAGCGCAATTATTGCTTATACAGACGCTCTCCTTGCCGCAGAAGATATTAGGGATTTTGAAAATAAATTTCGTGCCCTAGAAGGTCGTTATTTAACTCGTAAAACTATGAATCAAACGGACTTAGCCTTTAAAGAGCTAAACCGTTGGGCTAAATTTGCGCGAGAACAAAATAACCTGAATGAAGAATTTAAGACTGTTGAAAATGCAGCTTTTCTCTATGCAGAGCTTGGAGATCTTGAACAAGCTGAAATCTTTTTAATTAGGGCTGCTGAAATGGCAGAGCAGCTTGGTGCGTTAGATCGTCTGGCGTTTTATCAACAGAAATTATCAGAAGTAAAGTTTGGTCAGCGCTAA
- a CDS encoding homocysteine S-methyltransferase family protein produces the protein MSKYRASLPQLNGGFFLTDGGAETTFLFDKGFELPHFALFDLMRNPLGRAAIEEYFRNYAAIAQKFNAGFILEAPTWRANKDWGDRLDYTPETLKAANLELITLMEKIRGDLEAEQPFVISGCLGPRGDGYAIDDAMTAAQAKDYHQEQINTFAESNADFVSAFTMNYVDEVIGVVLAAQQATIPVVIFFTVETDGKLPSGETLENAIKAVDDATKSYTAYYGINCAHPIHFRDVFQSNSDAAWIQRIRGLRANASKMSHEELDSAPELDIGNPMELGADHTEILKQLPHINILGGCCGTDERHIEQIAVACRPYFN, from the coding sequence ATGAGTAAATATCGTGCGTCGTTGCCTCAGCTCAATGGTGGTTTTTTCTTAACTGACGGTGGTGCAGAAACAACTTTTTTGTTTGATAAAGGGTTTGAGTTGCCTCATTTTGCCTTGTTCGATTTGATGCGTAATCCTCTGGGTCGGGCTGCTATTGAAGAATATTTTCGGAATTATGCGGCGATCGCCCAGAAATTTAATGCAGGTTTTATTCTCGAAGCCCCCACATGGCGTGCGAATAAGGATTGGGGCGATCGCCTCGATTACACACCAGAAACATTAAAAGCTGCCAACCTTGAACTAATTACGCTCATGGAAAAAATTCGTGGGGATTTGGAAGCTGAACAACCTTTTGTGATCAGTGGTTGTCTTGGGCCAAGGGGTGATGGCTATGCTATTGATGATGCGATGACGGCAGCACAAGCGAAGGATTATCACCAAGAACAAATCAATACCTTTGCAGAGTCAAACGCCGATTTCGTTAGTGCCTTTACGATGAATTATGTTGATGAGGTCATTGGAGTTGTCTTAGCTGCCCAACAGGCAACAATCCCAGTGGTTATCTTCTTTACAGTCGAGACAGATGGCAAGTTACCCAGCGGTGAAACCCTGGAAAATGCAATTAAAGCTGTTGATGACGCGACCAAAAGTTACACGGCTTATTACGGAATTAATTGCGCCCATCCCATTCATTTTCGAGATGTTTTTCAGAGTAATTCTGATGCTGCGTGGATTCAACGCATTCGAGGCTTACGGGCTAACGCTTCAAAAATGAGCCATGAAGAACTGGATTCAGCGCCAGAATTAGATATTGGTAACCCTATGGAATTGGGCGCTGACCATACCGAAATTCTTAAACAGCTACCCCATATCAATATTTTGGGAGGCTGTTGTGGCACTGATGAACGTCATATTGAACAAATTGCCGTGGCTTGTCGTCCCTATTTTAATTAG